In Pangasianodon hypophthalmus isolate fPanHyp1 chromosome 3, fPanHyp1.pri, whole genome shotgun sequence, a single genomic region encodes these proteins:
- the pdzd7a gene encoding PDZ domain-containing protein 7a: MAYSSAESRREMTNGAHPNTHPGGPGTSTLPRYLHKKQQRQKGMRSSSPMGRVILINAPVDGGDDSEDIHTITVDKSEDGRLGFSVRGGSEHGLGIFVSKVEDNSSAEFAGLSVGDKLVEVNGISLESITMSSAVKVLTGNNRLRMVVRRVGKVPGIRYSKEKTTWVDLIHRRMVVEESGRTPSEVSSDGALRRIVHLYTTSDDYCLGFNIRGGKEFGLGIYVSKLDPGGLAEQNGIKMGDQILAANGVSFEDITHSNAVEVLKSHTHVMLTIKEAGRYPAYKEMVAEYSWLNKLANGGQPASSQGSDSYSSTSSLSSGTPVSSLSGLSQVMFPPPFGSEMVDVCISTEDVSSRRPSSDRTETAIQTDPLDPDTSPQPTRVISMDTSRLVGETVLLKDTVIRSGSFDKSREAQKRTFSAGDKEILDSPKTAVLMALSKPRKPIRRSQSHITVSEDKQKKKKQQQAVKAEASGSTLQRSKTFVSLLFKSGRRRDRSASRDRKDMGTGERHRARSKSPAAKERSRSIINLLSSPRETRAGVWEPETMPSPETMAMVESMACKLLSEDEVAAVMRHCNRFLAERVVEDLVRPLLAILDRPEKLLLLREIRMIIPPTDLGRFDSMVMPFELEAYDILKSRSVRSPVLRSPRHGGTPRRHLITPIPDYRGGFQLQAVQDLERDRQLMQELERLRLAGLPTGKLPPPRAFTPLLDIPVDSYISGSIRQRSLSPPRPKQLLDESPHSTEWRGRSPKKQEHDLPQMASHGNSTPERGRSPYRNGHGKATRARSGNGREVKYTVMSAHRRSRTPLTQVFGPDMPHNPMEREQANGHAGSSENSQDSLTVQDYELTTVFISKCKQSLGISISGGIESKVQPVVKIEKIFPGGAASTSDVLKAGFELVSIDGESLQGVTHQHAVDAIRKAFSNKAKEPMEFVVKIPKNLKA, from the exons ATGGCTTATTCGTCTGCTGAGTCTCGCAGAGAGATGACGAATGGGGCCCATCCTAACACCCATCCAGGAGGCCCGGGAACCTCCACGTTGCCACGATACTTGCACAAGAAGCAACAGCGGCAGAAGGGAATGAGATCTTCCTCCCCAATGGGTAGAGTCATCCTCATCAATGCACCTGTGGATG GTGGGGATGATAGTGAAGACATCCACACAATCACTGTGGACAAGAGTGAAGATGGTAGGCTGGGCTTCAGCGTGCGTGGTGGCTCAGAGCATGGCCTTGGCATTTTTGTTAGCAAAGTGGAGGACAATAGCTCTGCAG AATTTGCAGGGTTGTCTGTTGGGGACAAGCTGGTGGAGGTGAATGGGATCAGCCTGGAAAGCATCACCATGAGCAGTGCTGTGAAGGTTTTAACAGGGAACAACCGCCTGCGCATGGTGGTTAGGCGTGTAGGGAAGGTGCCTGGAATCCGCTACTCCAAAGAGAAGACCACATG GGTGGATCTTATCCACCGAAGGATGGTAGTGGAAGAGAGTGGTCGCACCCCCTCCGAGGTCAGCTCAGATGGAGCTTTGCGCCGGATAGTGCACCTCTACACCACCTCAGATGATTACTGCCTGGGCTTTAACATCCGTGGTGGCAAAGAGTTTGGCCTGGGCATCTATGTCTCAAA GCTGGACCCTGGTGGCTTGGCAGAGCAAAATGGTATTAAAATGGGAGACCAGATTCTGGCAGCAAATGGAGTGAGTTTTGAAGATATTACACACAGCAATGCCGTGGAAGTCCTGAAGAGCCACACCCATGTCATGCTCACCATTAAG gaGGCTGGGAGGTATCCTGCATATAAGGAGATGGTAGCAGAGTACAGCTGGCtcaataaat TGGCTAATGGGGGCCAGCCAGCCTCCTCTCAGGGTTCAGACTCCTACTCGtccacctcctctctgtcctcTGGGACACCAGTCAGCTCCCTCAGCGGCCTCTCTCAGGTCATGTTTCCCCCTCCATTTGGCTCAGAAATGGTGGATGTGTGCATCTCTACTGAGGATGTCTCATCACGCAGGCCCAGCTCTGATCGCACTGAGACAGCCATCCAGACCGACCCCCTGGATCCTGACACATCACCCCAACCCACCAGGGTCATCTCCATGGACACCAGCCGGCTGGTTGGTGAGACTGTTCTTTTGAAGGACACAGTGATCAGGAGTGGCAGTTTTGATAAGAGTCGTGAAGCACAAAAAAGGACATTTTCTGCAGGAGACAAGGAAATTCTGGACTCTCCAAAAACTGCAGTGCTAATGGCTCTCAGTAAACCTCGCAAACCCATCCGCCGATCCCAGAGTCATATCACTGTCTCAG aggacaagcagaagaagaagaaacagcagCAGGCAGTGAAGGCTGAGGCCTCTGGAAGTACCCTGCAGCGCTCCAAAACTTTTGTCAGTCTGCTGTTCAAAAGTGGTCGAAGAAGAGACAGATCTGCCTCTAGAGACAGGAAAGATATGGGGACAGGAGAGCGGCATCGAGCACGTTCCAAATCACCAGCGG CCAAAGAGCGCAGCCGGTCCATCATTAATCTCCTGAGTTCTCCACGGGAGACGCGTGCTGGTGTGTGGGAGCCCGAAACGATGCCCAGTCCCGAGACCATGGCCATGGTGGAGAGCATGGCGTGCAAACTGCTGAGTGAGGATGAGGTGGCTGCAGTAATGAGACACTGCAACAGG TTTTTGGCAGAGCGGGTGGTGGAGGACTTGGTACGCCCCCTGCTGGCTATCCTTGACAGACCTGAAAAGTTGCTGCTGCTGAGGGAGATCAG AATGATCATCCCCCCAACAGACCTGGGTCGGTTTGACAGCATGGTAATGCCTTTTGAACTGGAGGCCTATGACATTTTAAAGAGCCGCTCTG TGCGCTCCCCGGTTCTACGCTCTCCTCGGCATGGTGGAACTCCACGCCGCCATCTCATAACACCCATCCCAG ACTACAGGGGAGGCTTCCAGCTGCAGGCTGTGCAGGATTTGGAGCGAGATCGACAGCTGATGCAGGAGCTGGAGCGGCTCAGACTGGCCGGCCTCCCCACTGGCAAGCTCCCTCCTCCCCGAGCCTTCACACCTCTGTTGGACATACCCGTGGACAGCTACATTTCTGGCTCCATACGGCAGCGCTCCTTAAGCCCACCTCGCCCCAAACAGCTGCTTGACGAGTCCCCTCACAGCACAGAGTGGCGTGGACGTTCTCCTAAAAAACAAGAACATGATTTGCCCCAAATGGCAAGCCATGGTAATAGCACTCCAGAGCGGGGAAGATCACCATACAGGAACGGCCATGGCAAAGCTACAAGGGCCAGATCTGGCAATGGAAGAGAGGTTAAGTACACAGTGATGAGTGCACACAGGAGGAGCAGAACACCACTAACGCAGGTATTTGGGCCAGACATGCCGCATAATCCAATGGAAAGGGAGCAGGCAAATGGACATGCTGGTTCCTCAGAGAACAGCCAAGACAGTCTGACAGTGCAAGACTATGAGCTGACCACCGTATTCATCTCTAAGTGCAAACAGTCTCTCG GTATAAGTATCTCAGGGGGCATTGAGTCCAAGGTTCAGCCAGTGGTGAAGATTGAGAAGATATTTCCAGGAGGAGCTGCCTCCACCAGTGACGTGCTGAAG